Part of the Triticum urartu cultivar G1812 chromosome 2, Tu2.1, whole genome shotgun sequence genome, ATCAAATAAACAGTGTGATTGCAGCAATTTACTGTCATGGATGAAGCATAAAAAACAAATGGTCTATACCTCTAGGTAGCAAATTATGGATATGGATGTAGCAAAATTATGACATGTTTGAAACAAAAACATAATGTAGTTGTAGCACACTAGACATATGGATGCAGTAAAAAAAGCCTAGTAGGTATGAACTTAAACCACATATGAAGCAAAAACAGAACATGGTTGTAGCATATCAGAATGAGGGATGCAGCAAACAAAATATACACTTGCAACTGGGTATAGTAAATAATGCAAAGCCAAAGGCAAAACAGGAAATGAATACAAAGAAAAAGATAGTGTAGATGGGGGAAAAGTACCCTTAGATCTTGCATGCTAGGGAGTGATTGCTGCAGCCAATCGTTGAGCGAGGATGATAGGTGTGGTTCAGCTTCAACATTTTGTTGAGCCTCGTTTGATTGAGAGTCCTTTGCTGGAATTTCAGCACCTTGAATTTGGCTTCCTTGGCCACTAGTTCCTTGGCCACTAGGTGCTTCAGCACCAACTCCCTGCCCACTGGCTGCTTCAGCACCAACTTCCTGTCCCGCGAGTTGTGCTGCATAGGGGGTGTTGCACAAACTCCGTATCTAGGAAAACAAAACATGAGTGGCGGAAATAAGAAGGCTGCCATAACCTAAATGGAAAAGCAAAGATTTCTACATGCAAATTCAGTGAGCAAAAAACAGGGGGGTCTTAATACTCCATTGGCAAAGGAAAGTACATAGGCGGGATGTAGCAAAATTACTTGGGTGTGTTTCCCGTAGAAAGGTTGGACAAGAGTGAGCTTGTTCTTGTCAACTTTATCCAACCAATCAAAATCCTTTTGACAAACAAAACGTATCCTTGGCACGGAATAATCAATGGCATGCTCATTTGGGAGGCCGGCCGGAATATCAATATGATCCATGTATATGATCTGCATAGAATGGAAAAGGACATTAGCCAACAAAAACATAAATGCGAGCTATAGAAATGTATAAAAGGTTTCATGCAGCAAAGAAAAAAATGCATGTATTTCATTTTGTTGCGTTGCATACCGCTAACATGGGAAGGCATGAAGCAATCTGAAACTCCGCTGCTTTTTCTGTATTTGCTTGCATCCTCTTCTTCTCTTGAAAGACTCCAACCTCCTCCATTGCTCGTGCCAACAAGTGCTCATCCCAAGCGAATTCATGCACCAAAGACATATCTTCCAAGGAAGCTAGATACTCGAGATTCACCATATTGCCAGTGCCTGGGCACAAAACTGTTGCCAATGCAAGGAGTGTCCAAGTCCTATTTATCATAACCACGTCCTCATCGCTGCAACTAGTGAGCAACTTGACAACATGGGCGATTGGAGCCCTGTTCCCCTCCTTGTAGATGCTGCGAAGATCATGTTCATCACTCTTCTTAAGAAGCTTCACGGGTCTATCACCGGATGGCACGTTGAAAATCCTTTTCACCATGAGCTTGCTGAAGGTGATGGACTTGTTCTTGTGTTTGAACTCAGAGAGTATGTGATTCGTGTTCATCACAACAAACTCAATGAGCTCATGGGGCACCTTGAAAGACCGGATGTCCAACAAGTCTCCAAACGGTCCCTCCCTTATGGTTCTCTGTTTTTCTGGTGATACTTGCTTCCCAATCTCAGCCAGCCTTTTTGAGTTAAACATTGACTTAAAGCCACATAGATTGCctttcttcttggtcttcttcttaACCTTCTTACTCCCTTCATTCTCACCAGCGGTGCCTGCAACATctacaaaaaggaaaaaaacaagtCAATAAAACCCTAAAACTGCATCATCAGTAGCTAGGAAAAAACATACAAGAACACCTAAAAAATCTGTAAAACATATGAAACATACAAGCACGCATAAAAATGTACAGAATAAAACATGTCCTTCAGTTAGCACAAGCATTAGGGCCATGTTTGTTTCGCTTCAGCATTAGGGTCATGTTTGTTTCACTTCAACCTTAACTAAGAATTTTGTGAAAAATAATATTTAACAAAATTACTGTTGggtaacatagtaatttcaaaaaaattcctacgcacacgcaagatcatggtgatgcatagcaatgagaggggagagtgtgatctacgtacccttgtagatcgacaacggaagcgttaacttggttgatgtagtcgtacgtcttcacggcccgaccgatcacgcaccgaaactacggcacctccgagttctagcacacgttcagctcgatgacgatccccggactccgatccagcaaagtgtcggggaagagtttcgtcagcacgacggcgtggtgacgatcttgatgtactaatgtcgcagggcttcgcctaagcactgctacactATTAtagaggactatggtggaagggggcaccgcacacggctaagaatatgatcacgtggatcaacttgtgtctctagggggtgcccctgcctccgtatataaaggctcaaagggggggggcggccaagaggaggcacgccaggaggagtcctactccctccgggagtaggacttcccccctttcctagttggaataggattcgcggaggagagagaggaggaaggggggccggccccctctccttgtcctattcggaccaagggaggggaggggcgcgcagcccatctctggctacctctcctctcttccactaaggcccactaaggcccatatatctcccgggggttccggtaacctcccggtactccggtaaaatcctgatttcacccggaacacttccgatatccaaacataggcttccaatatatcaatatttatgtctcgaccatttcaagactcctcgtcatgtccatgatcacatccgggactctgaacaaccttcggtacatcaaaacgcataaactcataatataactacgcataaactcataatataactgtcatcgaaaccttaagcgtgtggaccctacgggttcgagaacaatctagacatgaccaagacacgtctccggtcaataaccaatagcgggacctggatgcccatattggttcctacatattctacgaagatcttttatcggtcagaccgcataacaacatacgttgttccctttgtcatcggtatgttacttgcccgagattcgatcgtcggtatccaatacctagttcaatctcgttaccggcaggtctctttactcgttccgtaatacatcatcccgcaactaactcattagttgcaa contains:
- the LOC125538561 gene encoding uncharacterized protein LOC125538561, whose protein sequence is MWDFNGEDDATRYGRKGPDSSASLIKVMSSLYKGEKEEFLRVNPRAGFTMYEPPSWEVKDISSRPPQPEDPERALDPDSEEDPDISVELIEGVFHQLSKDNTLVAIVADYPGLIPASQVLSEKNTVLSQELEKCKAQLEAALAVAGEPKGTPSDVAGTAGENEGSKKVKKKTKKKGNLCGFKSMFNSKRLAEIGKQFKHKNKSITFSKLMVKRIFNVPSGDRPVKLLKKSDEHDLRSIYKEGNRAPIAHVVKLLTSCSDEDVVMINRTWTLLALATVLCPGTGNMVNLEYLASLEDMSLVHEFAWDEHLLARAMEEVGVFQEKKRMQANTEKAAEFQIASCLPMLAIIYMDHIDIPAGLPNEHAIDYSVPRIRFVCQKDFDWLDKVDKNKLTLVQPFYGKHTQVMAAFLFPPLMFCFPRYGVCATPPMQHNSRDRKLVLKQPVGRELVLKHLILLKQDPSTFQPAKLMAELERAMKVFKVQKFDLLFFTIVHDRHWIVVCANLLHKQWNVFDSIHSKGKQSPLQKQANNLITNFATLAQECSEFNVNVGSFARVDLEDYPKQDTLKTWRDTASMWHTTFSATQ